In Sphingopyxis macrogoltabida, the sequence AGCATCAACGTCTCGCTGACGCGGCCGAAGTCGCGTGGCCGCGTCGAACTCGGCGATGCGCTCGAACCGGTGATCCATCACAAATTGCTCGGCGAGCGCGCCGACGTCGATACGCTGATCGGCGCGATGAAGCTGGTCGACCGGCTGTTCGCGATGCCGGCGCTCAGCGCGATCACGCTCGGCGACCGCTCGCCCGACCCGGTACCGACCGACGATGCCGGCTGGGAGGATTATGTCCGCGCCAAGACGATGATCACCTATCACCCCGTCGGGAGCTGTCGCATGGGGTCGGACGCCGGCTCGGTCGTCGACCCCGAGTGCCGCGTGCGCGGGGTCGGACGGCTGCGCGTCGCCGACGCCTCGATCATGCCGCAGATCACCAGCGGCAACACCAATGCCGCGACGATCATGATCGGCGAGAAGGCCGCCGAGCTGATCCGCACCGCCGCATGAGCAGTACCGGCGCCTATGATTTCGAGCACATAGCGGTCGAACGGCCGGCCCCCGGCCTCGTCCTGCTGACGCTCAACCGGCCCGAGCGGATGAATGCGACCAACGACGTGCTGCACGGCGAACTCGTTCGCTTACCCGCGCTGATCGACGCCGACCCGGATGCCCGCGCCGCGGTGGTGACCGGGGCAGGGCGCGCCTTTTGCGTCGGGGGAGACTGGGCCGATATCGCGAGCGACGGCAATGATTATGCCAACAAGATCCGGATGATGCGCGAAACCTCGCAGATCCTGACTGCGTTGATCGAGATGCGCAAACCGCTCGTCTCGGCGATCAACGGGCCTGCCGCCGGGATCGGCCTTGCGCTCGGGCTGCTCGCCGATATTTCGGTCGTGAACGAAGAGGCGAACCTCTCCGACGGACATCTGCGCATCGGGCTTGCCGCGGGCGATCATGCCGCGATGGTGTGGCCTTTGCTCTGTTCGATGGCGAAGGCGAAGCGCTATTTGCTCACCGGCGACAAATTGAACGGCCGCGAGGCCGAGCGGATCGGGCTCGTCTCGGACGCGGTGCCCGCCGCCGACGTGCTGTCGCTCGCGCTGCGCTATGCCGCGACGCTCGCCGAGCGCTCGCCGCTCGCGGTCGAGCTCAGCAAGCGCGCGCTCAACCATTGGTGGCGTCAGGCCATGCCGATTTTCGAAGCGTCGCTGGGTTACGAGATGGTGACCGCCTTCGACCCCGACCAAGCGGCCTATGTGCCGTCCAAAAGCTGAGGAACTGCCGATGACCACCGAACCGACGCTGATCGTCGCCACCCCCACGCCGGGCGTGCTGCACCTGACCTTCAACCGGCCCGACGTGCACAACGCCTATGACACGCCGACCTTTACGGCCTTTGCCGAACAGCTCGACCGCGCCGCGAGCGATCCCGATATCCGCGCCATCGTGATCAGCGCGCGCGGGGGAAAGGCGTTCAGCGCCGGTTTCGACATCCATGAGATGGCCGGCTTCGATGCCGCCACGATGCGCCGCGCCTTCGAGACGCGCGATCCGGTGTTCGGCCGCGTCGCCGCACATCCGCTGCCGATCATCGCCGCGATCGACGGCATCTGCTTCGGCGCGGGCGCGCTGCTCGCGCTCGCCTGCGACATGCGCATCGCCACCCCCGGCTTTCGCTTCAAGGTCACCGCCGTCGGCTATGGCTGCGCCAACGCAACCTGGTCGCTGCCGCGCGCGGTCGGCGCGCCGCGCGCCAAGGCGATCCTGATGACCGGGCAGGTCGTCGGAGCCGAGGAGGCAGAGCGCATCGGGCTGGTCAATGCGGTCGTCGAAGCGTCCGAACTCGACGCGCATGCCATCGCGCTTGCCTCGGCCATCGCCGGGCATCCGCCGCAGGGGATCAAGGGCATCAAGACGCTCGTCGACGGCAGCCTGACGCGCTCGCCGATCGAGGGCTGGCAGGCCGAATATGACTGGATGATCGCCAGCATGACCGACGCCCCGGGGGGCGGCGAGACGTTCGGAAAATTCCTGTCCGAGCACGACGACCACAAACGCTGAACACGACATCAGGAGAGTAGAATGATCGGCCAAGCCAACGCGCAGGTGGCGCATCCCGACCGGCTTTTCATCGGCGGACGCTGGATTCCCGTCGAGGGTAGCGCTCGCTTCACCGTGACCAACCCCGCGACCGAGGAAGCGTTCGGCGAAGTCGTCGCGGCAGGCGCGCCCGAGGTCGAGCGCGCGGTCGCGGCGGCGCGCAAGGCGTTCGACGAGGGTCCTTGGCCGCGGATGTCCGCCGCCGAGCGCGCAACCTACATGCGCGCCTTGTCGCAGGCGCTGCAGCGCCGCGGCGCCGCGCTCGACAGCGCGTGGATTTCGCAGGTCGGGGTGCCGATCTGGATGGCGCAGGGCTCGGGGGCGGGCACCGCGGGGCTGCTCGATTATTATGCCGGGCTCGCCGAGGCCTATCCGTTCGAGGATGTCCGCCCGTCGAATGGCATGATGTCGAAGGTTGCGGTAGTTGTGCGTGAGCCTGTCGGCGTCGTCGCGGCGATCGCGCCGTGGAACGGCCCGCTCGCCTCGCTGCTCATCAAGCTCGCTCCCGCGCTCGCGACCGGATGCACCGTCATCCTGAAACCCGCGCCCGAAACCCCGCTCGAGGCGTTCATGCTCGCCGAGGCCGCCGAGGAGGCGGGCTTCCCCGAAGGTGTGATCAACCTGCTGCCCGCCGACCGCGAGGCGTCGGACCTGCTCATCCGCCATCCTGGCGTCGACAAGGTCGCCTTCACCGGCTCGACCGAGGTCGGGCTGCATATCGCGCAGGTCTGCGCCGGCCGCATGGCGCGCTTCACGATGGAACTGGGCGGCAAGTCGGCGGCGATCGTGCTCGACGATTTCGAGCCCGAGGCGATGGGCCCCGCGCTGGCGCCGATGATCACCCTGCTCTGCGGCCAGGTGTGCATCAATTTCAGCCGCGTGCTCGTGCCCAGAGCGCGCAAGGATGCCTATGTCGAAAGCCTTGCCGCGGCAATGGCGGCGACCAGCATCGGCGACCCACTCGACGCGAACACGATGATGGGCCCGCTCGCGATGGCGCGGCACCATGCCAAGGTGTCGAGCTATTTCGACAAGGGCGTCGCCGAGGGCGCGCGCATCGCCACCGGCGGCCGCCGCCCGCCCGCGCTCAACAGCGGCTATTATGTCGAGCCGACGGTGTTCGCTGATGCGACCAACGACATGGCGATCGCACAGGAGGAAATCTTCGGCCCCGTCACTGCGGTCATCCCCTATGACAGCGTCGAGGAAGCGATCGCTATCGCCAACGACAGCCAGTTCGGCCTGTCGGGTGGCGTTTATACGCACGACACCGATCGCGCCTATGGCGTCGCGCGGCGTATCCGCACCGGCCATTTCACCCAGAACGGGCGCGATTTCGACCTGACCAATCCCTTCGGCGGCTTCAAGAAATCGGGCGTCGGGCGCGAGGGCGGACCCGAAGGCATCGAGCCCTTCACCGAGGTCAAGACCGTGTTCCTGCCGCAGGCGCCGAGCGTACTCGCATGAGCATTTATGTCGCCGGCCTGTTCGACGTCGCGGGCAAGCGCGCGCTGGTCACCGGCGCGACCTCGGGCATCGGCCGGATGATCGCGCGCGGGCTGGCGCAGGCGGGTGTCGAAGTGTGGGTCGTCGCGCGCGGCGCCGACGACGTCGATGCGATTGTCGGGGAATTGGGCGGCAAGGCGCAGGGTGTCGTGGCTGATGTCGCGACCGAGGACGGCATCGCGCGGATCGCCGAGGCGCTCGGCGACCGGCCGCTTCATATCCTCGTCAACAATGCGGGGACCGATCGCCCGACCCCGCTCGACGCCGAGGGGCGCGAGGATTTCGACGCGGTGCTTGGGCTCAACCTCACCGCGCCCTTCCTGCTGACGCGCAAACTGCTCCCGCAGCTCGAAGGCGCCGCCAGCCCCGGCGATCCGGCGCGCGTGATCAACATCGCCTCGATCGCCGCCCTCAATCCCGGCCATCTCGAAAATTTTGCTTATGCGTCGAGCAAGAGCGGGGTCGCGATGATGTCGCGCCATCTCGGCCGCCATCTCGCCAAGCGCAACATCAGCTGCAACGCGATCGCGCCGGGGCTCTTTCCGTCGCGGCTGACCGAGCAATTTCTCGGTATGGGGGAGGCGGACGAGGTCCCCAAGGCGTTCGTTTCGCCGCTCGGTGCACGGGCGGGCGAGATGGACGATATCGCGGGCGCGGTGATCTATCTTTCGTCGCGCGCGGGCGCCTGGGTGACCGGCGTGCTACTCCCGGTGAGCGGAGGGATTTCAACCGTTAGTTGAGTATTGGGGAGCGGCCTCATTTGTTTGTCATCCCCGCGAAAGCGGGGACCCAGAGCATGCATCGGCCTACCCTACACTGGGTTCCCGCTTTCGCGGGAATGACGACGTTGGGAAACATCAGCTAGCGGGCCTAACCGCCCGTCCGACGCAATCCTAATCCACCCCGAAGATTGCCGAACTGATCGTCGGCGCGCCGGGTCCGCCGGCGAGCAGACAGGTCTGCGCGTTCGGCACCGGGTTCGGGCTTTCGCCGCGCAGGCAGCGCACCGCTTCAACCGCGGTGACAAAGCCGTGGACGAAGCCATGCGCGAGGTTCCCGCCCGAGGTGTTGACCGGCAGCTTGCCCGACGGCGCGATCAGATTCTCGAAGCGCACGACCTCGGCGACATTCTCATAGGTGCAGAAACCGTGATCGATCAGCGACGCGATGCCCTGCGCGCTGAAATTCTCATAAAGCTGGACGACGTCGATATCGGCGGGGGTCAGCCCGGCGGTGCCGTAGAGCCGGTCGCGGATGGCGCGGAAGCCGGCGGTCGGATAGAGGTCGGTCGCGTCGTTTTCGAGCAGGTCGCCATAACCTGCTTCGGTGCCCTGTGCGACCGACAGCAATTTGACCGGTTTCTTCTTCAGGTCGCGCGCCATCTCGGTCGACACGAGCAGGATCGCCCCGGCACCGTCGTTCTCGCGGCTGCAATCGAACAGGTGGAAGGGTTCGGCGATGATCCGCGAGCCGCGATATTCTTGCGTGTCGAACTCTTTGCCATAGGCGACCGCTTCGGGATTGCGGCTGCCGTGGTAATAGGAAGCGCGGACCAGTTCCTCGCACAGCTCGTACGGCACGCCGTGATATTCGAACATCCGCTGCGCACGCATCGCGCAGACCTGCGCGGGCGCGAGGATGCCCGACGACACCATATGGTCGTTGAGGTGGTGCGCCATCACGGCGGCCGACAGCCGCCCGCTATTGCCCTCGACCAGTGCGCGGAACACGACGACGGCGCGCGCCTGGCCGGTCAGGATCGCCGAGGCAGCGATGCCGAAGGCGCCAGCGATGCCGCCGCCGCCGCCGCCCCACACCTGCGCCGACCAGTTGATCGCCTTGGTGCCGAGATCGGGCATCAGCCGCACGGGCTCGTTCTTGTCGTCGCCATAGGAGACGAAGCCGTCGACGTCGGCAGGGTCGAACCCCGCATCCTCGCATGCATCGAC encodes:
- a CDS encoding enoyl-CoA hydratase-related protein, with the protein product MSSTGAYDFEHIAVERPAPGLVLLTLNRPERMNATNDVLHGELVRLPALIDADPDARAAVVTGAGRAFCVGGDWADIASDGNDYANKIRMMRETSQILTALIEMRKPLVSAINGPAAGIGLALGLLADISVVNEEANLSDGHLRIGLAAGDHAAMVWPLLCSMAKAKRYLLTGDKLNGREAERIGLVSDAVPAADVLSLALRYAATLAERSPLAVELSKRALNHWWRQAMPIFEASLGYEMVTAFDPDQAAYVPSKS
- a CDS encoding enoyl-CoA hydratase/isomerase family protein, translated to MTTEPTLIVATPTPGVLHLTFNRPDVHNAYDTPTFTAFAEQLDRAASDPDIRAIVISARGGKAFSAGFDIHEMAGFDAATMRRAFETRDPVFGRVAAHPLPIIAAIDGICFGAGALLALACDMRIATPGFRFKVTAVGYGCANATWSLPRAVGAPRAKAILMTGQVVGAEEAERIGLVNAVVEASELDAHAIALASAIAGHPPQGIKGIKTLVDGSLTRSPIEGWQAEYDWMIASMTDAPGGGETFGKFLSEHDDHKR
- a CDS encoding aldehyde dehydrogenase — translated: MIGQANAQVAHPDRLFIGGRWIPVEGSARFTVTNPATEEAFGEVVAAGAPEVERAVAAARKAFDEGPWPRMSAAERATYMRALSQALQRRGAALDSAWISQVGVPIWMAQGSGAGTAGLLDYYAGLAEAYPFEDVRPSNGMMSKVAVVVREPVGVVAAIAPWNGPLASLLIKLAPALATGCTVILKPAPETPLEAFMLAEAAEEAGFPEGVINLLPADREASDLLIRHPGVDKVAFTGSTEVGLHIAQVCAGRMARFTMELGGKSAAIVLDDFEPEAMGPALAPMITLLCGQVCINFSRVLVPRARKDAYVESLAAAMAATSIGDPLDANTMMGPLAMARHHAKVSSYFDKGVAEGARIATGGRRPPALNSGYYVEPTVFADATNDMAIAQEEIFGPVTAVIPYDSVEEAIAIANDSQFGLSGGVYTHDTDRAYGVARRIRTGHFTQNGRDFDLTNPFGGFKKSGVGREGGPEGIEPFTEVKTVFLPQAPSVLA
- a CDS encoding SDR family NAD(P)-dependent oxidoreductase; the protein is MSIYVAGLFDVAGKRALVTGATSGIGRMIARGLAQAGVEVWVVARGADDVDAIVGELGGKAQGVVADVATEDGIARIAEALGDRPLHILVNNAGTDRPTPLDAEGREDFDAVLGLNLTAPFLLTRKLLPQLEGAASPGDPARVINIASIAALNPGHLENFAYASSKSGVAMMSRHLGRHLAKRNISCNAIAPGLFPSRLTEQFLGMGEADEVPKAFVSPLGARAGEMDDIAGAVIYLSSRAGAWVTGVLLPVSGGISTVS
- a CDS encoding thiolase C-terminal domain-containing protein; protein product: MTPNLSGLTAAAGVGYRQYKRGTAPLPERGVLVRAIVDACEDAGFDPADVDGFVSYGDDKNEPVRLMPDLGTKAINWSAQVWGGGGGGIAGAFGIAASAILTGQARAVVVFRALVEGNSGRLSAAVMAHHLNDHMVSSGILAPAQVCAMRAQRMFEYHGVPYELCEELVRASYYHGSRNPEAVAYGKEFDTQEYRGSRIIAEPFHLFDCSRENDGAGAILLVSTEMARDLKKKPVKLLSVAQGTEAGYGDLLENDATDLYPTAGFRAIRDRLYGTAGLTPADIDVVQLYENFSAQGIASLIDHGFCTYENVAEVVRFENLIAPSGKLPVNTSGGNLAHGFVHGFVTAVEAVRCLRGESPNPVPNAQTCLLAGGPGAPTISSAIFGVD